Within the Desulfovibrio sp. genome, the region CTCCGCTCCCAGGGGTGAAAAGACTAGCGTAAACCCACGTTCTGTGCCATATTCTGGCCGGTTTGAAAAACAGGAACATGATGTGTAAAACGTCCGTTTGCTTGCGGAAGGGAATATATGGAAAAACAGCTGCGAAAGGTCAAAGACAGGTGTTTCCTGTGCGCCTTGGTCGTTTTTTTTCTGGAGTGTTGGATTATTATAAAACTGCATGGCTATCTGAGCGGCCTTGGCTTTGAAAACCGCTCTACACAGATGCTGCTTATAGATTCCATGCTGTATTTTCTCCTCTTTTTTGCAGTGGTAAGCGTGAAACCCGTTTCCGGCTACTTTTTCTCACGGTATTCAAAAAAGCTGCAAAAAAAGACGGAAGCAACAGAATCTGCCGCTCACAGCGGCTAGCGCCTCCCAGGCAAAAATGGCTCAAGCTGCTCGCCTGCAAAGCCACGCCTGAAGAGTGAACCCTGCTCATCGGCGCTGCAGCGTGGAGGCAGGCAACCACAGCCATGCTGCACGACGCGCAAAAACACCGTGCCCAGGAATTGTGGTCTGAAAATTTGATTGTTCGCTAAAAGAACGGCCCCGCAGGAACTTTTTCCAGCGGGGCCGTTTTATTTGGTCGGTGCATGGGGCGGGGATGCTACGCCTGCAAAGGTTCAGGCCTGTACCGCACGTTGTGGCGGCTGGGAATCATTGGCTCCGTCCTTTTGTATCCATTCCTCAAGGTGGCTGGCAATGTGCTGGCAAACGGCCGCGTGTTCTTCCTTGCCCTGCCCCTGCACATGCATCGGTTTCGCGAAGCAATACCGCACGGGCATGCCAGGGCGTATTGGGCCCAGTTCCTTGATTTTGCGCCCCTGCCCCCAGGCGTCCGTCTTCAGCGCGAGGGGAACCACGGGCACCCCCGCCTTACGCGCCAGCTTGACGCCAATGGAATTGAAGTGGCTCTGATCAAAATTCAGCGACCGCGTACTCTGCGGAAAAACAATAATGGATATTCCTTTTTTCAGGCGCTCAAGACCGCCTTCAAGCACTGCCGTCAAATCTTCGCGCGGATTGGTGCGCCCGACAACAATGGGGTCACGTGAACACATGACAGGGCCAAAGAAGGGCATGGTCGTCAAACTTTTTTTGACCACAAAGGTCACGGGACGCCTTGGGCGTATCATGCCGGGCAGCATGAAGGTTTCAAGCGTGCTCATGTGGTTGGCCACAAAAAGGCAGGGCCCGTCCACTTCATTGATGGCGTCCATGCCCTGCACTTCAATGGGGCAGCCAATGTTTTCCATCAGGTCGGCGACCCATACACTGGCATGCACCCAGGCGCTGTCGTCGCACTGTCCCTTGGCGGCCTTGGAGCACAGCCAGCGCACCGGGCCGCCAAAAAGGCGACTGTAAAAGCTGAGTGATGGAAAAAGCCGCGAAAAAAAGCCCGCGTGCGCTGGCTGGCTTGCATAGTCATTGCCAGTAAGAAATTTTTGCGCAAAAACGCCTTCAACAAAAGGATGCATACCTTAGTCTTCCGTTTTTTTGATTTTGTGAATCTTGCGCCACCACTGTGAGAGCCGAGGTTCTTCACCATTATCGCGGGGCTGATAGAAACGGCGTCCTTCAAGGCCCTGAGGCAGGTAGGACTGTTCGACCCAGGAATCCGGGTAGTTGTGGGGATACTTGTATTCCTTGCCGTAGCCCCATTCCTTTTGCAGTTGGGTAGAGGGATTGCGCAGGTGGAGCGGCACCGGGCGCGGGCCATTGAGCTTGATTTCACGCTGGGCATTGAGGTAGGCCGCGTATGAGGCATTGCTCTTGCGGGCCATGGCCAGGTACGTCACGGTTTCGGCCAGGGGAATAAATCCCTCGGGCATGCCCACAAATTCCACAGCCTGCTGGCACGAAACCGCCAGCGACAGGGCAGTGGGATCAGCCAAGCCCACATCCTCCGAAGCCGACAAGATAAGCCGACGGCAGATAAAACGCGGGTCTTCGCCGCCCTCAAGCAGACAGGCCAGATAATACAGGGCCGCATCAACATCGCTGCCCCGAATGGATTTGATAAGCGCCGAGGCAAGCTCGTAGTGGTTGTCGCCGTCCTTGTCATGCCGCACGAGCACTTCGGGCAGCGCGGACTTAATATGCTCAAGTTCTTGCAGATCAGCGGGCAGGGCGGCCACATACTCCACAAGGTTCAGCAAGGTGCGGGCATCACCGTGCGACGCGCCAGACAGCAAATCCGCCAGTTCTTCAGACATGTCCATCTGAAGGTCGGCAGCGCCGCGCTTGGCCAGTTCCATAAGTTCAGGGCGGCCCAGGGGCCGCAACCGCAGCACATGAAGCCGTGAAAGCAACTGGCGCGTGACGCTGAAAGAGGGATTTTCGGTAGTCGTGGCCAGCAGGGTAAGCTCGCCCGATTCTACCAGAGGCAAAAAAAAGTCCTGTTGTGCCTTGGAAAAACGGTGCAACTCGTCAAGAACAAGAATGTCCACGCCAGAAAGCGAACGGCGCAGATGCTGCAAACCGGCCTCCGGCGCGCTGAGACGCAAAAATTTTTTGCCTGTGGATTTTGCCAGCAGCAGGGCCAACGTGGATTTCCCACAGCCTGGAGGGCCAAAAAAAAGCAGGCTTGGCAGGCGCGGAGCCTGCATGAGAGAACGCAGGCGTCCGCCAAGATGCGTCTGGCCCAGAAAGAGCGCCAGATCATCCGGGCGCATGCGCTCCGGCAGGGGTTTGTTGACGGTCATGACAGTTCCGCCTCGTGCGGTAGAGCCTTTGGCAACTGTGAAGCCCACCAATGTATGCCAAGGCAGAGGGTTGCCGCCGTTTCGCAGCGCAGCACCCGCGTGCCCAGGCTCACAGCGCAAAAACCAGACTTTGCAAGCATGGTAAGCTCACGTTGTGAAAAACCGCCCTCAGGGCCAATGACATAGACTGTCAAACCGCGCTGCCCCGCCATGGTTGGGGAAAGCATGGGCACGGCGTCCTGCGCTTCCCAGGGCAGAATGCGGTAGTCGGCTTTGGCCGCCTGGCTGACCAGATCGTCCACCCCGCCGCCAAGCACGCGAACCTCCGGCAACCAGGGATTGCCGCACTGTTTGGCGCCAGCCACAAGCTGCCCCTGGCAGGCTTCCTCTGCTGCTGCGGAAAGCTTGCCCTGGCTGTGATCGCCTTGCCACAGCCATATGCCTGATGCGCCGAGCTCCACGGCCTTTTCCATAAAAAATCCGCGTCGTACGGCCTTGCTGTAGGCAAGGGCAACCACGGCGCGCGCTTCAGGCTGCGGCAAAAAATCTTCGCTACGACACTCAAGGTCAACAGTTTTTTTTCCGGCCTTCAGCACAACAAAGCGGCCCAGACGACCCCGGCCATCGAGAAGTCCAACTTCACTGCCAGGGGCAATGCGCAAAACCTGACTCAGATGACGGGCCTCCTGGCCATCAAGACAAACCTCATGCCCCCAACGTTCCGGAGGCAGATAAAAAAACGCCAAACTCATGTTAAGATGCTTTCCTTGCCCATCCTTGCCTTGCGCACAGCCTTGAAGCCGTCCTGCAAGGAAACGAGGCGTCCGTAATTTTTGCGTATTTCAATTCCGGCAGGGGTCAAACTGTCTTCCGGCGGCTCAATGTACTGACGTTGAAGGTAGCGATCACGCAATATTTTTTCAACACAGTCAATAATGCCGTCCACCAATGCGGGAAAGAAGTTGACTACCTCAAATTTCAGTTCATTGAGCAGCCCCAGCGCTTCGCTGAACATCTGCCTGTAGGTGATATGTACGCCCTTGCAGCTGCGTGTGCACAGGTCTTCCAGAATCCGCACCCGGCGGGCCTGCTGAATATAGCTGAACCGTGTGCAGACTTCCTGATACAGATCGCGCAGGTCTTCAAAAACTTCGTCATTGTCCGGCGAGTAGAGGTAATTAGATAACACTTTGCTGACATTGGAAAAAAACTCGTCGCTATAACTGATCATGCGCCGCTGGTGCTTGGTCAGCCAGCTGTACAGAAACTTGAGCCTCTTTTCGTGGGTGTCGGTATTTTCAACAACCTCAGTGCGCTTGAAAACAATACGCCCCGTGAATTCGCCGCGCACAATGTCGTTGAGGCGCAGGAACATGTTGGACGTATCCTTGATAAGATTGAGCCCGGTGAGGCGCTCGCCGGTAAGCGGGTGCAGCACTTCCTGAGCCACAACCGAAAGCGCGCGATCCTGACGGACGTTGCTCGAATCAAATGTATGCTGGCGGTATTTGACGCGCAAAATGACGACCCGACGGGGTTTATCAAGAAAAAAACCATCGCGGTCTATGATTTCAAGGGCTTCTTCATGGTCGGCATCCACGGCGACCAGGGCTATCTTTTCCAGCTGGGGGTAGCGCTGGTTCCCGCCAGTGGACACATAGGTCGTGAGGGTACGGTCAGTCTGCCCAAGAACCCGCAGAAGAAAATGCTCACCCATTTTATGCAGCTTGCGCGCAAAAAGCGCACTGGACGTGCGCCGCTCGGACACAATGGGAAAGCCGTAAAGCTCCATAAGATACTGGTACACGAACATGCGGTTGAGCTCATAAATATCGCTGTCGCCATAGACAAACTTGCCTATGCGTATGCCAAACCGCTTGAGTTCGCTGTCAATATCAGAGGGAAATGAGGCAAACACGCCAGCCAGATGAAACTGGTTGTCAGCGCCCCAGGCCAGCACTTGCGCCCTGTCCATGTTGAGCA harbors:
- a CDS encoding lysophospholipid acyltransferase family protein, encoding MHPFVEGVFAQKFLTGNDYASQPAHAGFFSRLFPSLSFYSRLFGGPVRWLCSKAAKGQCDDSAWVHASVWVADLMENIGCPIEVQGMDAINEVDGPCLFVANHMSTLETFMLPGMIRPRRPVTFVVKKSLTTMPFFGPVMCSRDPIVVGRTNPREDLTAVLEGGLERLKKGISIIVFPQSTRSLNFDQSHFNSIGVKLARKAGVPVVPLALKTDAWGQGRKIKELGPIRPGMPVRYCFAKPMHVQGQGKEEHAAVCQHIASHLEEWIQKDGANDSQPPQRAVQA
- a CDS encoding replication-associated recombination protein A, with the protein product MTVNKPLPERMRPDDLALFLGQTHLGGRLRSLMQAPRLPSLLFFGPPGCGKSTLALLLAKSTGKKFLRLSAPEAGLQHLRRSLSGVDILVLDELHRFSKAQQDFFLPLVESGELTLLATTTENPSFSVTRQLLSRLHVLRLRPLGRPELMELAKRGAADLQMDMSEELADLLSGASHGDARTLLNLVEYVAALPADLQELEHIKSALPEVLVRHDKDGDNHYELASALIKSIRGSDVDAALYYLACLLEGGEDPRFICRRLILSASEDVGLADPTALSLAVSCQQAVEFVGMPEGFIPLAETVTYLAMARKSNASYAAYLNAQREIKLNGPRPVPLHLRNPSTQLQKEWGYGKEYKYPHNYPDSWVEQSYLPQGLEGRRFYQPRDNGEEPRLSQWWRKIHKIKKTED
- a CDS encoding 16S rRNA (uracil(1498)-N(3))-methyltransferase; the protein is MSLAFFYLPPERWGHEVCLDGQEARHLSQVLRIAPGSEVGLLDGRGRLGRFVVLKAGKKTVDLECRSEDFLPQPEARAVVALAYSKAVRRGFFMEKAVELGASGIWLWQGDHSQGKLSAAAEEACQGQLVAGAKQCGNPWLPEVRVLGGGVDDLVSQAAKADYRILPWEAQDAVPMLSPTMAGQRGLTVYVIGPEGGFSQRELTMLAKSGFCAVSLGTRVLRCETAATLCLGIHWWASQLPKALPHEAELS